In Bradyrhizobium manausense, the sequence GGGCCCATCAGGGGCAGGGCGCTCCAGCACGGCGATATCGTGCGGGCAGATGTCACCAGGGCCGGGCATCAGATATTCGACGAAGTCGCGGGGACCGTGAACGGGCTCGGGATAAGCAGGCTCGGTCGTCTCGTAGAGCGCGTGGCTGACGCCCATCCACGCACCGCCGACGAGCTGCTGTTCGACCAGCCGCGGGTTGAGCGCGCGGCCGAGCTCGTAGGCCGAATCCATCCGGACCATTGCGATCTCGCCGGTCTCATCGTCGACATCGACCTCGGCGACGAGGCAGGCGTGGGCGTAGCAGGTCGCCGGCGACATCTCGCCGGTTTCCGGATTCACCTCGGAGAGCGGCACCAGGAAGATGCCGCGACCAGAGATGGTCTTGCCCTGCTTGAACTGCGCGGCGATCGCGACGTCCTTGGTCGAGATCGAGCGGTGCGGCGCGCCCTTGACGTGGATGTTGCCGCGCCCGTCGGTTTCGAGATCGGCGGCGTTGACCTCCAGTTCCTCTGCGGCAGCTTCCATCATCACGCCGCGAGCTTCCCGCGCCGCCGCCATCACGGCATTGCCGACGCGATGGGTGCCGCGCGACGCGAACGAGCCCATGCAGTGCGGGCCGGTGTCGGAGTCGGCGGTGTCGACATAGACGTCCTCGACAGGCACCCCCAGCGTCTCCGCGCAGATCTGCCGTGTCACCGACTTCATGCCCTGTCCCAAGTCGATCGATGACAGTGCCACCGTGAACTTGCCGCTCGGGTTGGAGTGCACAAGCGCCTGGCTGGGGTCGCCGCCGAGGTTCATGCCGATGGGATAGTTGATCGACGCAATGCCGCGTCCGCGATGCCGGGTCATCTAGCGCCTCCTGGTGCCGAAGACGGAGGAGAAACGGGTCGCGCCATGCGAAGGCGCGGTTGGCCGCGGCGCAGGTGGTGGCGGCTCGCGCGGCGGTTCGCGGGTGACAGTCGGCGGGAGCCGGTCATAGCTGGTGCGCTGCTGGACAGGCGAAGTTGGTCTTGTGCGCGAGTCCGCCGGGGTCGGCGGGATCACGGCGCGGCTGCCGCCGCCGTCCTTGCGCGAGGACGCCCGCTTGAATTCCTCGCGCAGCGGCCACTTTGCTTTCTCAGCGGCGACTTGCACGCATTCGATCAGCGCGGTGTTCTTGGCCTCGCGCCGGTGCGCCTTCATGTCGCCGTCGCGGTAGGCGTTGAGGATCCGGAACTCCATCGGATCCATGTTGACGAGGTGCGCCAGCTTGTCCATCTGGCACTCGATCGCAAAGTCCATTGCGGTGACGCCGAAGCCTCGCATCGCGGTCGCAGGCGTCCGATTGGTGAAGACGCAATAGACATCGCCGTAGACGTTGGGGATGGTGTAGGGGCCCGGCAGATGCGCGGCACATTTCACGGCGGCGTAGCTGGAGAGCCGCGTATAGGCGCCGCTGTCGAAAAGGGCGCGGATCTTGCGCGCGACAATGCGGCCGTCGCGCATCACGCCGTCCTTGATGTAGATGCGTTCGGCGCCGCGGGGCGGAC encodes:
- a CDS encoding xanthine dehydrogenase family protein molybdopterin-binding subunit, which gives rise to MTRHRGRGIASINYPIGMNLGGDPSQALVHSNPSGKFTVALSSIDLGQGMKSVTRQICAETLGVPVEDVYVDTADSDTGPHCMGSFASRGTHRVGNAVMAAAREARGVMMEAAAEELEVNAADLETDGRGNIHVKGAPHRSISTKDVAIAAQFKQGKTISGRGIFLVPLSEVNPETGEMSPATCYAHACLVAEVDVDDETGEIAMVRMDSAYELGRALNPRLVEQQLVGGAWMGVSHALYETTEPAYPEPVHGPRDFVEYLMPGPGDICPHDIAVLERPAPDGPFGAKGPGEMCANPVLPAVANAIFNAVGVRIDDLPITPEKVLRAIKSQGGARPQARR